A genomic stretch from Methylorubrum extorquens includes:
- a CDS encoding conserved protein of unknown function, DUF81; putative membrane protein; putative permease (Evidence 4 : Unknown function but conserved in other organisms) translates to MTFSMDPLPLAVAASAFLLAGFVKGMVGLGLPPVAMGLLSLVMAPVQAAALLVVPAFVTNVWQLAAGPRFGTLLRRLWPMLAASVVGTLVAAGILHGNYGAEATVFLGLALIAYAVIGLAALRLHVPPGMERWLGPLIGAATGLVTAATAVSSFPSAPYLGALGLTKEDLIQALGLSFTVSTVALAIALTGGGALSLSVAGTSLIALVPALLGMALGGWVRGRVSERVFRRCFFVGLLGLGLHLVLRPLF, encoded by the coding sequence ATGACGTTTTCCATGGACCCCCTCCCCCTCGCTGTGGCGGCGTCGGCCTTCCTCCTTGCGGGCTTCGTCAAGGGTATGGTCGGGCTCGGCCTGCCGCCCGTCGCCATGGGCTTGCTCAGTCTCGTCATGGCGCCGGTCCAGGCCGCGGCCCTGCTCGTGGTGCCCGCCTTCGTCACCAATGTCTGGCAGCTCGCCGCGGGCCCGCGCTTCGGCACGCTGCTGCGCCGGCTCTGGCCGATGCTGGCGGCGAGCGTCGTCGGCACCCTGGTTGCGGCGGGGATCCTTCATGGGAATTACGGCGCGGAAGCCACGGTCTTCCTCGGCCTCGCTTTGATCGCCTACGCCGTGATCGGCCTCGCCGCCCTGCGGCTCCACGTTCCGCCGGGCATGGAACGCTGGCTCGGGCCGCTCATCGGCGCGGCGACGGGGTTGGTGACGGCGGCCACCGCCGTGTCGTCGTTCCCCTCCGCGCCCTATCTCGGAGCGCTGGGCCTGACCAAGGAGGACCTGATCCAGGCGCTGGGGCTCTCCTTCACCGTCTCCACCGTCGCGCTCGCCATCGCCCTGACCGGTGGCGGCGCCCTCTCGCTCAGCGTCGCGGGCACCTCCCTCATCGCCCTCGTGCCGGCCCTGCTCGGCATGGCGCTCGGCGGCTGGGTGCGGGGGCGCGTCAGCGAGCGGGTGTTCCGCCGCTGCTTCTTCGTCGGCCTGCTGGGCCTCGGGCTCCATCTCGTCCTGCGGCCGCTGTTCTGA
- a CDS encoding putative glycerate dehydrogenase (gyaR-like) (Evidence 3 : Putative function from multiple computational evidences; PubMedId : 11532010; Product type e : enzyme), whose translation MPPAETPDILLIRQTRPDVAGRLAERFRLHRLEEAPDREAFLDAVGPRIRGLAVGAMCPIDARLFDRLPQLEIVASFGVGYDTIDAGEAHRRGIVVTHTPDVLSDEVADLALGLLLATLRQIPQADRYLRAGRWREGSFPLTTSLRERRVGILGLGRIGRAIAQRLEGFGVTIAYHGRTPQADVAYTYHDSLLGLAQAVDTLIVAAPGGPGTNGIVDAEVLAALGADGIVVNIARGSVIDEAALIAALQAGTILGAGLDVFANEPQVPQALIDLDRTVLLPHVGSGSHYTRAAMGRLLTDNLFSWFDGKGPVTPVPETPWTGQR comes from the coding sequence GTGCCACCAGCCGAGACGCCCGACATCCTCCTGATCCGGCAGACCCGTCCCGACGTGGCCGGGCGGCTCGCCGAGCGCTTCCGCCTGCACCGCTTGGAGGAGGCGCCCGACCGCGAGGCGTTCCTCGACGCGGTGGGACCGCGCATCCGCGGGCTCGCCGTCGGCGCGATGTGCCCGATCGATGCGAGGCTGTTCGACCGGCTGCCGCAGCTCGAGATCGTGGCGAGCTTCGGCGTCGGCTACGACACGATCGATGCGGGCGAGGCGCATCGCCGCGGCATCGTCGTCACCCACACGCCGGACGTGCTCTCCGACGAGGTGGCCGACCTCGCGCTGGGCCTCCTGCTCGCCACCCTCCGCCAGATCCCGCAGGCCGACCGCTATCTGCGCGCCGGACGCTGGCGGGAGGGTAGCTTCCCGCTCACCACGAGCCTGCGGGAGCGGCGGGTCGGCATCCTCGGGCTCGGTCGGATCGGGCGGGCGATCGCCCAGCGGCTCGAAGGGTTCGGCGTGACAATCGCCTATCACGGGCGCACGCCGCAGGCCGACGTCGCCTACACCTACCACGACAGCCTGCTCGGGCTGGCGCAGGCGGTCGATACGCTGATCGTGGCCGCACCCGGCGGGCCGGGCACGAACGGGATCGTCGATGCCGAGGTGCTGGCGGCGCTCGGGGCTGACGGCATCGTCGTCAACATCGCCCGCGGCAGCGTCATCGACGAGGCGGCTTTGATCGCCGCGCTTCAGGCGGGGACGATCCTCGGGGCGGGGCTCGACGTGTTCGCGAACGAGCCGCAGGTGCCGCAGGCGCTGATCGATCTCGATCGAACCGTGCTGCTGCCGCATGTCGGCTCGGGCTCGCACTACACCCGTGCGGCGATGGGCCGGCTGCTCACCGACAATCTGTTTTCGTGGTTCGACGGCAAGGGGCCGGTGACGCCGGTGCCGGAAACGCCCTGGACGGGCCAGCGATGA
- a CDS encoding putative transcriptional regulator, TetR family (Evidence 3 : Putative function from multiple computational evidences; Product type r : regulator), which yields MAMGRPRSFDTDKALDDAMEVFWRHGYDGASLAMLTKAMGIKPPSLYAAFGSKEGLLKAALDRYAQRRSEHMRYVLAGPTARDVAERFLFSIVESHTDPANPPGCLLVQGGLACGEGSENIPFELASRRALSETELRERFVQAQQDGDLAEAADPAALARFLSTVASGMGVLASSGADRGALREVARVSLSAFPGPEKGNQ from the coding sequence ATGGCGATGGGGCGGCCCCGGTCGTTCGACACGGACAAGGCCCTTGATGATGCGATGGAGGTGTTCTGGCGCCATGGCTACGACGGCGCGAGCCTCGCGATGTTGACCAAGGCGATGGGTATCAAGCCGCCGAGCCTCTACGCGGCCTTTGGCAGCAAGGAGGGTCTGCTCAAGGCGGCCCTCGACCGCTATGCCCAGCGCCGGTCCGAGCACATGCGCTACGTGCTTGCGGGCCCCACCGCGCGCGACGTGGCCGAGCGCTTCCTGTTCAGCATCGTGGAGAGCCACACCGATCCGGCCAACCCACCCGGCTGCCTGCTGGTCCAGGGGGGGCTCGCCTGCGGCGAAGGCTCGGAGAACATCCCGTTCGAGTTGGCATCGCGGCGCGCGCTGTCCGAGACGGAACTGCGCGAGCGTTTCGTTCAGGCTCAGCAGGACGGCGACCTTGCCGAGGCCGCCGATCCCGCGGCACTGGCGCGGTTTCTCTCGACGGTTGCCTCGGGCATGGGCGTCCTCGCGTCGTCCGGAGCCGATCGGGGGGCCTTACGGGAGGTCGCGCGCGTCTCGCTCAGCGCCTTCCCAGGGCCCGAGAAAGGCAATCAATAA
- the leuC gene encoding 3-isopropylmalate dehydratase (isomerase), large subunit (Evidence 2a : Function from experimental evidences in other organisms; Product type e : enzyme), with amino-acid sequence MVSRGPVEAFSAMEPSTRQNSCIMTAPRTLYDKIWDDHVVDVEPDGSALLYIDRHLVHEVTSPQAFEGLRVAGRTVRAPHKTLAVVDHNVQTSDRSKGIEDPESRTQLEALAENVRDFGIEFYDALDQRQGIVHIIGPEQGFTLPGQTIVCGDSHTSTHGAFGALAHGIGTSEVEHVLATQTLIQRKAKNMRVTVDGTLPRGVSAKDIVLAIIGEIGTAGGTGHVIEYAGEAIRALSMEGRMTICNMSIEGGARAGMVAPDETTYAYVNGRPKAPKGAAFDAARRYWESLATDEGAHFDREIRLDAANLPPLVSWGTSPEDIVSILGTVPDPAQIADENKRQSKEKALAYMGLTPGTRMTDVTLDRVFIGSCTNGRIEDLRIVAKMVEGRKVHDSVSAMVVPGSGLVKAQAEAEGIDRILKDAGFDWREPGCSMCLGMNPDKLRPGERCASTSNRNFEGRQGPRGRTHLVSPAMAAAAAVAGRFVDIREWRG; translated from the coding sequence ATGGTTTCCCGCGGCCCGGTCGAGGCGTTTTCCGCGATGGAGCCTTCAACCCGTCAGAATAGCTGCATCATGACCGCGCCGCGCACCCTCTACGACAAGATCTGGGACGACCACGTCGTCGATGTCGAGCCGGATGGCTCCGCCCTCCTCTACATCGACCGCCACCTCGTGCACGAGGTGACGAGCCCCCAGGCGTTCGAGGGGCTTCGCGTCGCCGGCCGCACGGTGCGCGCGCCGCACAAGACGCTGGCCGTCGTCGATCACAACGTTCAGACCTCGGACCGCTCCAAGGGTATCGAGGATCCCGAGAGCCGCACCCAGCTCGAGGCGCTCGCTGAGAACGTGCGCGACTTCGGCATCGAGTTCTACGATGCCCTCGACCAGCGCCAGGGCATCGTCCACATCATCGGGCCGGAGCAGGGCTTCACCCTGCCGGGCCAAACGATCGTGTGCGGCGATTCCCACACCTCGACCCACGGCGCCTTCGGCGCGCTGGCCCACGGCATCGGCACGTCGGAGGTCGAGCACGTGCTCGCCACGCAGACGCTGATCCAGCGCAAGGCCAAGAACATGCGGGTGACGGTCGACGGCACCCTGCCGCGGGGCGTCAGCGCCAAGGACATCGTGCTCGCCATCATCGGCGAGATCGGCACCGCCGGCGGCACCGGCCACGTCATCGAGTATGCCGGCGAGGCAATCCGCGCCCTCTCGATGGAGGGCCGGATGACGATCTGCAACATGTCGATCGAGGGCGGTGCCCGCGCCGGCATGGTCGCGCCTGACGAGACCACCTACGCCTACGTCAACGGCCGCCCGAAGGCGCCGAAGGGTGCGGCGTTCGACGCGGCCCGCCGCTACTGGGAGAGCCTGGCCACGGACGAGGGCGCGCATTTCGATCGCGAGATCCGTCTCGACGCCGCCAACCTCCCTCCGCTGGTCTCTTGGGGCACGAGCCCTGAGGACATCGTCTCGATCCTCGGCACGGTGCCCGATCCGGCCCAGATCGCGGATGAGAACAAGCGCCAGTCCAAGGAGAAGGCGCTGGCCTATATGGGCCTGACGCCGGGAACCCGGATGACCGACGTCACCCTCGACCGGGTGTTCATCGGCTCCTGCACCAATGGCCGCATCGAGGATCTGCGGATCGTTGCCAAGATGGTCGAGGGCCGCAAGGTGCATGACAGCGTCTCGGCGATGGTGGTGCCGGGCTCCGGCCTCGTGAAGGCGCAGGCCGAAGCCGAGGGGATCGACCGCATCCTGAAGGATGCCGGATTCGATTGGCGCGAGCCTGGCTGTTCGATGTGCCTCGGCATGAACCCGGACAAGCTGCGGCCGGGCGAGCGCTGTGCCTCGACCTCGAACCGCAACTTCGAGGGCCGCCAGGGCCCACGCGGCCGCACCCACCTCGTCTCCCCGGCGATGGCGGCAGCGGCGGCGGTGGCCGGCCGCTTCGTCGACATCCGCGAGTGGCGCGGCTGA
- a CDS encoding exported protein of unknown function (Evidence 5 : Unknown function), whose product MMRMAWSRAWAGALAGALAAALAALPPSAAWAQEGPPAAEPAPAVMPAEGGSGAPAGLATLPETLAGAAGTWDLSLEGGRRRCVLTLAMETGPSGRAARFPAGCRRALPLMAGIGGWLFTGEGLRLVDRNLRPVLAFAKNPDGMSLGASAENGERYNLVPLQIAAMLPPAAPGAATVTPAANAVESDAPASAAVPEKPAEGPAPGLYALDRAEQKDVCRLEFTLPPEAGKDTAPVRVLADCRDSGITVFDPVSWRFANGHLTLKARRGHAVSLVAIGEGRWRRDPEIGVPLVLRKVEP is encoded by the coding sequence ATGATGCGCATGGCATGGTCACGCGCTTGGGCAGGCGCTTTGGCCGGAGCGTTGGCCGCCGCCCTGGCGGCCCTGCCGCCGAGCGCGGCCTGGGCGCAGGAGGGTCCACCCGCCGCGGAGCCCGCGCCCGCGGTCATGCCGGCCGAGGGCGGAAGTGGCGCGCCGGCCGGGCTCGCGACCCTGCCCGAGACCCTGGCAGGAGCAGCGGGCACCTGGGATCTATCCCTGGAGGGCGGACGGCGGCGCTGCGTGCTGACCCTCGCCATGGAAACCGGCCCGAGCGGGCGCGCGGCGCGCTTTCCCGCCGGCTGCCGCCGGGCCCTGCCGCTCATGGCCGGGATCGGCGGCTGGCTGTTCACGGGGGAGGGCCTGCGCCTCGTGGACCGGAACCTGCGGCCGGTGCTCGCCTTCGCCAAGAACCCGGACGGGATGAGCCTCGGGGCCTCCGCCGAGAACGGCGAGCGCTACAACCTCGTGCCGCTGCAGATCGCGGCGATGCTGCCGCCCGCCGCCCCCGGCGCGGCCACCGTCACGCCCGCGGCGAATGCGGTGGAGAGCGACGCGCCCGCTTCGGCCGCCGTGCCGGAGAAGCCGGCGGAGGGTCCGGCTCCGGGCCTCTACGCCCTCGACCGCGCCGAGCAGAAGGATGTCTGCCGCCTCGAATTCACGCTGCCCCCCGAAGCCGGGAAGGACACGGCACCCGTGCGGGTGCTGGCGGATTGCCGCGACAGTGGGATCACGGTGTTCGATCCGGTGAGCTGGCGCTTCGCCAACGGGCATCTGACGCTGAAGGCGCGGCGCGGCCACGCGGTGAGCCTCGTGGCGATCGGGGAGGGGCGCTGGCGCCGCGACCCCGAGATCGGCGTGCCCCTCGTGCTACGGAAGGTCGAGCCCTAG
- a CDS encoding conserved protein of unknown function (Evidence 4 : Unknown function but conserved in other organisms) — MMQRASLIRKAAAQGESLDVGQHLIAPQTFSSSPMAAQPYGTAPTTLRPEKLSALVEAW, encoded by the coding sequence GTGATGCAGCGGGCAAGTCTCATCCGCAAGGCCGCGGCACAGGGCGAATCCCTCGACGTCGGCCAACACCTTATTGCGCCTCAAACCTTTTCGTCGTCGCCGATGGCTGCCCAGCCGTACGGCACAGCACCGACCACGTTACGGCCGGAAAAGCTGAGTGCCCTGGTCGAGGCTTGGTAG
- a CDS encoding RND efflux transporter, MFP subunit (Evidence 2b : Function from indirect experimental evidences (e.g. phenotypes); PubMedId : 9044268; Product type t : transporter), which translates to MSEPAVHPHRDTFLGHFLFRRSAGVGLALALLAGASYQFVSAPLFKGDAAVAATPQAEQAAPASVATVEPRDVVLWDAFSGRLEAVDRIDVRARVGGAIQSTHFVEGELVEAGDLLVTIDPAPYAAEVQRLEAQVAGAEARVALTSSDLERGRRLSDQQIVTARDLDVRANAFKEAKASLDAAKAALEAARLNLSYTQVRAAVGGRVGRREITPGNLVATGAGAAVLTTLVSVDPVYASFDADETVVVKALASIAGPAGGRGRLDRIPVEMVTADGVRARGHLQFIDNKVDARSGTVRVRATFANGDGHLIPGQFARMRLGQATPERLLLVDERAVGTDQDKKFVLVVGADDRAEFRAVTLGRAVEGLRVVTAGLSGGERIVVNGLQRIRPGTLLRPERVAMGVRAPSAAGARELASAEAP; encoded by the coding sequence ATGTCGGAGCCGGCCGTGCACCCCCATCGCGACACGTTCCTAGGCCATTTTCTCTTCCGGCGCAGCGCCGGGGTCGGCCTCGCTCTCGCCTTGCTGGCGGGTGCTTCCTATCAGTTCGTCTCGGCACCGCTCTTCAAGGGGGATGCGGCGGTCGCCGCAACGCCGCAAGCCGAGCAGGCCGCACCGGCCTCGGTCGCCACCGTCGAGCCGCGGGACGTCGTCCTCTGGGACGCGTTTTCGGGCCGGCTCGAAGCCGTCGACCGAATCGACGTGCGGGCCCGCGTCGGCGGCGCGATCCAGTCCACGCACTTCGTGGAAGGCGAGCTTGTCGAGGCCGGCGATCTCCTCGTGACCATCGATCCGGCGCCCTACGCGGCGGAGGTCCAGCGTCTGGAGGCCCAGGTGGCCGGCGCCGAGGCGCGCGTCGCCCTGACGTCGAGCGATCTGGAGCGCGGGCGCAGACTCTCCGACCAGCAGATCGTCACGGCGCGCGACCTCGACGTGCGCGCCAACGCCTTCAAGGAGGCGAAGGCGAGCCTCGACGCGGCGAAGGCGGCGCTGGAGGCGGCGCGCCTGAACCTCAGCTATACCCAGGTGCGGGCCGCGGTGGGCGGACGCGTCGGACGCCGGGAGATCACGCCGGGCAACCTCGTGGCGACGGGAGCGGGGGCCGCGGTGCTCACCACCCTCGTCTCGGTCGATCCGGTCTACGCGAGCTTTGACGCGGACGAGACCGTTGTTGTGAAGGCGCTGGCCTCGATCGCCGGCCCCGCAGGCGGGCGCGGCAGGCTCGACCGCATCCCCGTCGAGATGGTGACGGCGGATGGGGTTCGCGCCCGCGGGCATCTGCAGTTCATCGATAACAAGGTCGATGCCCGCAGCGGCACGGTTCGGGTGCGCGCCACCTTCGCCAATGGCGACGGCCACCTCATTCCCGGTCAGTTTGCGCGGATGCGGCTCGGTCAGGCCACGCCCGAGCGCTTGCTCCTCGTCGATGAACGGGCCGTCGGCACCGATCAGGACAAGAAGTTCGTGCTCGTGGTCGGAGCGGACGACCGCGCCGAGTTCCGCGCCGTCACCCTCGGCCGGGCGGTCGAGGGCCTGCGCGTCGTGACCGCGGGCCTCTCCGGCGGCGAGCGCATCGTCGTCAACGGATTGCAGCGCATCCGCCCCGGCACGCTTCTGCGCCCTGAGCGGGTGGCGATGGGCGTGCGTGCGCCCAGTGCCGCCGGAGCGCGCGAGCTCGCCAGCGCCGAGGCCCCGTAG
- a CDS encoding protein of unknown function (Evidence 5 : Unknown function) — MVQMSLMTTRPWKHPKTGIYYLQRAVPADLLACLGKREEKISLGTKDPVRAKNLHAHAFVPVDEPPRRPKAAERARGKRDGRPALRMVDRPVS, encoded by the coding sequence GTGGTACAAATGTCGTTGATGACGACGCGTCCCTGGAAGCATCCCAAAACCGGCATCTACTATCTGCAGCGAGCCGTGCCAGCCGACCTTCTCGCGTGCCTCGGCAAGCGCGAAGAGAAGATCAGCCTTGGCACGAAGGATCCGGTTCGCGCCAAGAACCTCCATGCCCATGCGTTCGTTCCGGTGGACGAACCTCCGCGCAGGCCCAAAGCTGCTGAGCGCGCGCGAGGTAAACGAGATGGCCGCCCCGCTCTACGCATGGTGGATCGACCAGTATCGTGA
- a CDS encoding RND efflux transporter, HAE1 family, translocase subunit (Evidence 2b : Function from indirect experimental evidences (e.g. phenotypes); PubMedId : 9044268; Product type t : transporter) gives MNLSKFFIDRPIFAGVLSVLIFIGGLISLFAMPISEYPDVVPPSVVVRATFPGANPKVIVETVATPIEEQINGVEGMLYMSSQATTDGVMTLTVTFRLGTDPDKAQQLVQNRVSQAEPRLPAIVRQLGIVTVKSSPDLTMVVHLVSPNGRYDMTYLRNYAVLNIKDRLARIDGVGQVQLFGSGDYAMRIWLDPQKVAEHGLSAGDVVREIQAQNVEAAAGVIGASPAVPGLDLQLSLNAEGRLTSEEQFGDIVVKTGENGEITRLRDIARIELGASDYALRSLLDNKSAVAIPISQSPGSNAIQISDEVRRTMAEIKKNMPEGVDYQIVYDPTQFVRASIEAVIHTLLEAIALVVLVVILFLQTWRASIIPLLAVPVSIIGTFAVMHAFGFSINALSLFGLVLAIGIVVDDAIVVVENVERNIKAGLSPRDASYQAMREVSGPIIAIALVLVAVFVPLAFISGLTGQFYKQFALTIAISTVISAINSLTLSPALSALLLRDHHAPKDRLTRALDTLLGWFFRRFNRAFGRASEGYGRGVASVVSRKGAMMVLYLVLVGVTVVLFRQIPGGFVPGQDKQYLVGFAQLPDGATLDRTEEVIRTMSEIALKEPGVESAVAFPGLSINGFTNSSNSGIVFSTLKPFAERKDPALSGAAIAQSLNRKFAAIPEAFIAMFPPPPVNGLGTIGGFKLQIEDRAGLGYEALNEATKAFMAKAAQAPELTGLFSSFQMNVPQLFADIDRTKARQLRIPVTDVFDTLQIYLGSLYVNDFNRFGRTYSVRVQADAPFRARQDDVGLLKVRAGSGEMVPLSALLRVRQTAGPERAMRYNGFLSADINAGAAPGFSSGQAQAAAARIAAETLPRGFAFEWTDLTYQEFIAGNSGIWVFPLALLLVFLVLAAQYESLALPLAILLIVPMGLLAAMFGVWLSAGDNNVFTQIGLIVLVGLSAKNAILIVEFARELEFAGRSPIQAAIEASRLRLRPILMTSMAFIMGVLPLVMATGAGAEMRSAMGVAVFSGMIGVTAFGLFLTPVFYVLLRSLSGNARLKQHAASAPMTGPGDIEHAA, from the coding sequence GTGAACCTGTCCAAGTTCTTCATCGACCGCCCGATCTTCGCGGGCGTGCTCTCGGTGCTCATCTTCATCGGCGGCCTCATCTCGCTCTTCGCGATGCCGATCTCCGAGTATCCGGACGTTGTGCCGCCCTCGGTAGTGGTGCGGGCGACCTTCCCGGGCGCCAACCCCAAGGTCATCGTCGAAACGGTGGCGACACCGATCGAGGAGCAGATCAACGGTGTCGAGGGCATGCTCTACATGTCGAGCCAAGCGACGACGGACGGCGTCATGACCCTGACCGTCACGTTCCGTCTCGGCACCGATCCGGACAAGGCGCAGCAGCTCGTTCAGAATCGTGTCTCGCAGGCCGAACCGCGCCTGCCGGCGATCGTGCGCCAGCTCGGCATCGTCACGGTAAAGTCCTCGCCCGACCTGACCATGGTCGTTCACCTCGTCTCGCCCAACGGGCGCTACGACATGACCTATCTGCGCAACTATGCCGTGCTGAACATCAAGGACCGCCTCGCCCGCATCGACGGCGTGGGACAGGTGCAGCTGTTCGGCTCCGGCGACTACGCGATGCGGATCTGGCTCGATCCTCAGAAGGTGGCCGAGCACGGCCTGTCGGCAGGCGACGTGGTGCGGGAGATTCAGGCGCAGAACGTGGAGGCGGCCGCGGGCGTCATCGGCGCTTCACCGGCCGTTCCCGGCCTCGACCTGCAGCTCTCGCTCAACGCGGAAGGGCGCCTCACCAGCGAGGAGCAGTTCGGCGACATCGTCGTGAAGACCGGGGAGAACGGCGAGATCACGCGGCTTCGCGACATCGCCCGGATCGAACTCGGCGCCTCGGACTACGCGCTCCGCTCGCTCCTCGACAACAAGTCGGCGGTGGCGATCCCGATCTCTCAGTCGCCGGGATCGAATGCGATCCAGATCTCGGACGAGGTCCGCCGGACCATGGCCGAGATCAAGAAGAATATGCCGGAAGGGGTCGACTACCAGATCGTCTACGATCCGACGCAGTTCGTGCGCGCCTCGATCGAGGCCGTCATTCACACGCTGCTGGAGGCGATCGCCCTCGTCGTTCTCGTGGTGATCCTGTTCCTGCAGACCTGGCGAGCCTCGATCATCCCGCTCTTGGCCGTGCCGGTCTCCATCATCGGCACCTTCGCGGTGATGCATGCCTTCGGCTTCTCGATCAACGCGCTGAGCCTGTTCGGCCTCGTGCTCGCCATCGGCATCGTCGTCGACGACGCCATTGTCGTGGTGGAGAATGTCGAGCGCAACATCAAGGCGGGGCTGTCACCGCGGGACGCCAGCTACCAGGCGATGCGCGAGGTCTCGGGGCCGATCATCGCCATCGCGCTGGTGCTCGTCGCGGTGTTCGTGCCGCTCGCCTTCATCAGCGGCCTGACCGGCCAGTTCTACAAGCAGTTCGCCCTGACCATCGCGATCTCGACCGTCATCTCGGCGATCAACTCGCTGACCCTGTCGCCAGCCCTCTCGGCGCTCCTACTCCGAGACCATCACGCGCCGAAGGACCGGCTGACCCGCGCGCTCGACACCCTGCTCGGCTGGTTCTTCCGCCGGTTCAACCGCGCCTTCGGACGGGCCTCCGAAGGCTACGGACGCGGCGTCGCCTCCGTCGTGTCGCGAAAAGGCGCGATGATGGTCCTCTACCTCGTGCTCGTCGGCGTGACCGTGGTGCTGTTCCGCCAGATCCCCGGCGGTTTCGTACCGGGTCAGGACAAGCAGTACCTCGTCGGCTTTGCGCAGCTGCCCGACGGCGCCACCCTCGACCGGACCGAGGAGGTGATCCGCACGATGAGCGAGATCGCCTTGAAGGAGCCGGGCGTCGAGAGTGCCGTCGCCTTCCCGGGGCTCTCGATCAACGGCTTCACCAACAGCTCGAACTCGGGAATCGTATTCTCGACGCTCAAGCCCTTCGCGGAGCGCAAGGATCCCGCGCTGAGCGGGGCCGCCATCGCGCAGTCCTTGAACAGGAAGTTCGCCGCGATCCCGGAAGCTTTCATCGCGATGTTCCCGCCCCCGCCCGTCAACGGATTGGGCACGATCGGCGGATTCAAGCTGCAGATCGAAGATCGCGCCGGCCTCGGCTACGAGGCGCTGAACGAGGCGACCAAGGCGTTCATGGCGAAAGCCGCACAGGCGCCCGAACTCACCGGCCTGTTCTCCAGCTTCCAGATGAACGTGCCGCAACTCTTCGCCGATATCGATCGGACCAAGGCGCGCCAGCTCCGCATCCCGGTCACCGACGTCTTTGACACGCTGCAGATTTATCTCGGTTCCCTCTACGTCAACGACTTCAACCGGTTCGGCCGCACCTACTCGGTGCGCGTCCAGGCCGACGCGCCGTTCCGCGCTCGTCAGGACGATGTCGGGCTGCTGAAGGTCCGCGCCGGATCGGGCGAGATGGTGCCGCTCTCGGCCTTGCTGCGTGTCCGCCAGACCGCGGGACCGGAGCGGGCCATGCGCTACAACGGCTTTCTCTCCGCCGACATCAACGCGGGGGCCGCCCCCGGCTTTTCGTCGGGCCAAGCGCAAGCGGCGGCAGCGCGCATCGCCGCCGAGACGCTGCCGCGCGGCTTCGCCTTCGAATGGACCGACCTCACCTACCAGGAATTCATCGCCGGCAATTCCGGGATCTGGGTTTTCCCGCTGGCGCTGCTGCTCGTCTTCCTCGTGCTGGCGGCGCAGTACGAGAGCCTCGCCCTGCCGCTCGCCATCCTGCTGATCGTGCCGATGGGGTTGCTGGCGGCCATGTTCGGGGTCTGGCTGTCCGCGGGCGACAACAACGTCTTCACGCAGATCGGACTGATCGTCCTGGTCGGCCTCTCGGCCAAGAACGCGATCCTGATCGTGGAATTCGCCCGCGAGCTGGAGTTCGCCGGTCGCAGCCCGATCCAGGCGGCGATCGAGGCGAGCCGCCTGCGCCTGCGCCCGATCCTGATGACCTCGATGGCCTTCATCATGGGCGTCCTGCCGCTCGTGATGGCGACCGGGGCCGGAGCGGAGATGCGCAGCGCCATGGGCGTCGCCGTGTTCTCCGGCATGATCGGCGTGACCGCTTTCGGCCTGTTCCTGACGCCGGTCTTCTACGTCCTGCTGCGCAGCCTCTCCGGCAACGCGCGGCTCAAGCAGCACGCTGCAAGCGCGCCGATGACCGGCCCAGGCGACATCGAGCACGCTGCCTAG
- a CDS encoding protein of unknown function (Evidence 5 : Unknown function), whose product MPVLGCFQGRVVINDICTTRLYHPGSPKSLFSLIAFAAQRLSQLMVPRKGLEPSPLARLVPETSASTNSATWAPDRCRSAMGFV is encoded by the coding sequence ATGCCGGTTTTGGGATGCTTCCAGGGACGCGTCGTCATCAACGACATTTGTACCACCCGTTTGTACCACCCGGGCAGTCCTAAGTCTCTGTTTTCACTGATTGCTTTTGCGGCTCAGCGGCTTAGCCAGCTGATGGTGCCCAGGAAAGGACTCGAACCTTCACCTCTTGCAAGACTGGTACCTGAAACCAGCGCGTCTACCAATTCCGCCACCTGGGCGCCGGACCGTTGCCGGTCGGCGATGGGGTTCGTTTAG